One part of the Lotus japonicus ecotype B-129 chromosome 2, LjGifu_v1.2 genome encodes these proteins:
- the LOC130739041 gene encoding probable glutamate carboxypeptidase LAMP1 isoform X2, producing MIMKPCTFLLAIATSYLLLLVNATPKSTYHSLFISNSLSDNASIANHLQILTRRPHIAGSEANAEAAVYVRSVLTSFNIPTHFASYQVSLTLPLSRSLVLTNSPAPETATNFTLRQEIYKGDPYADVADQAVPTFHAYAKSGAATGPVVYANYGREEDYLTLTQIGINVSGVVIYSDRKDCGGAGKARWFPDDKWLPPSGVQVGSVFLGKGDPTTPGWPSCGECERLTHDEVEKRGDVPLIPSLPVSGEDGDKILKSIGGPVAKDDWQGSQDAPTYRVGPGPGILHLNYTGQDIIATIQNVIGVIEGEEEPDRFVILGNHRDAWSYGAVDPNSGTAALLEVAERLRKLQKRGWKPRRTIILCNWDAEEYGLIGSTEWVEENREILASRAVAYLNVDAAVGGPEGFQTSATPQLDELIKRATQQIKDPDNSSQTIYDSWTGSSSSPVIGRLGGGGSDYAAFLQHVGIPAAGIFFGSTGYPVYHSLYDDFTWMQNFGDPMFQRHVAAASVWGLVALWLADEEFIPFDYVSYVKELQLSFKVLENEISNKDINLTPILTSIKEFEKAAIMIKNQRKKLEASKGWTTKKEDHYFKVRELNDRLMMAERAFTDRDGLFGMSWYKHLIYGRSKHNGYGSQSFPGIDDAVIIAKDTKTVESWLRVQHEVWRVSRVIKQVSLVLSGQLT from the exons ATGATCATGAAACCATGCACTTTCTTACTAGCCATAGCCACCTCTTACTTGTTACTTCTCGTTAATGCAACCCCAAAATCAACCTACCATTCTCTCTTCATCTCCAATTCCCTATCAGACAATGCCTCCATAGCCAACCACCTTCAAATTCTCACCCGCAGACCTCACATAGCAGGTTCTGAAGCAAACGCTGAGGCTGCAGTTTATGTACGCTCAGTCCTCACCTCCTTCAACATACCAACTCACTTTGCTTCCTACCAAGTTTCCCTCACACTCCCTCTTTCTCGCTCCTTGGTGCTCACAAACTCGCCAGCACCAGAAACAGCCACCAACTTTACTCTCCGTCAAGAAATCTACAAGGGTGATCCTTATGCTGATGTTGCAGACCAGGCTGTTCCAACATTCCACGCCTATGCCAAGTCAGGCGCCGCCACCGGACCAGTCGTGTACGCGAACTACGGAAGGGAGGAGGACTATTTGACACTCACACAGATTGGGATCAACGTTTCAG GGGTGGTGATATATTCAGATAGGAAGGACTGCGGTGGCGCTGGCAAGGCGCGGTGGTTCCCTGATGACAAGTGGTTGCCGCCGAGCGGGGTTCAGGTGGGGTCGGTGTTTTTGGGGAAAGGAGACCCTACAACGCCTGGTTGGCCCAGTTGTGGTGAGTGTGAGAGGCTGACTCACGATGAGGTTGAGAAGAGAGGTGATGTTCCTCTAATACCTTCATTGCCGGTGTCTGGTGAAGATGGTGACAAGATATTGAAGTCAATTGGTGGCCCTGTTGCTAAGGATGACTGGCAGGGAAGCCAAGATGCACCTACTTACCGGGTTGGACCAGGACCAGGAATTTTACACCTCAATTATACG GGACAGGATATTATAGCCACAATTCAAAATGTTATTGGTGTgattgaaggagaagaagagccTGATAG ATTTGTGATTCTAGGCAATCATAGGGATGCATGGAGTTATGGTGCAGTTGATCCCAATAGTGGAACTGCAGCACTACTTGAG GTAGCGGAAAGATTGAGGAAGCTTCAGAAAAGAGGATGGAAACCTAGAAGAACAATTATCTTATGCAATTGGGATGCTGAGGAATACGGTCTT ATAGGATCAACGGAATGGGTAGAAGAGAACAGAGAAATCCTTGCTTCAAGGGCGGTTGCTTACTTGAATGTTGACGCGGCAGTTGGTGGACCGGAGGGGTTTCAGACCAGTGCCACTCCACAGCTTGATGAATTGATCAAAAGAGCAACTCAGCAG ATTAAAGACCCAGATAACTCATCTCAGACCATTTATGATTCTTGGACTGGTTCAAGTAGTTCCCCTGTG ATTGGAAGGTTAGGAGGTGGAGGATCAGATTATGCAGCTTTTTTGCAGCATGTTGGAATTCCAGCAGCTGGCATATTTTTTG GTAGTACAGGTTACCCAGTATACCACTCACTATATGATGATTTCACCTGGATGCAAAACTTTGGTGATCCTATGTTTCAAAGGCATGTTGCAG CTGCAAGTGTTTGGGGTCTAGTAGCGCTTTGGCTAGCAGATGAGGAATTCATACCTTTTGATTATGTTTCCTATGTTAAGGAGCTCCAG CTTAGCTTTAAGGTACTGGAAAATGAGATTTCAAACAAAGATATAAATTTGACTCCCATACTGACCTCCATCAAGGAGTTTGAGAAAGCAGCAATTATGATAAAGAACCAGAGAAAG AAATTAGAAGCAAGTAAAGGATGGACAACAAAGAAGGAGGACCATTATTTTAAAGTGAGAGAGCTGAATGATAGACTGATGATGGCTGAGCGTGCATTCACTGACAGAGATGGTCTCTTTGGAATGTCATGGTATAAGCATTTG ATATATGGACGATCGAAACACAATGGTTATGGCTCCCAATCTTTCCCTGGAATTGATGATGCTGTAATAATAGCAAAAGATACAAAGACTGTAGAATCGTGGCTTCGAGTACAACACGAAGTATGGAGAGTCTCAAGAGTTATCAAACAGGTCTCGTTAGTTCTCTCGGGTCAACTCACATGA
- the LOC130739040 gene encoding uncharacterized protein LOC130739040, translating into MILIDRRGTKIQASVCRRHPITRPIEVGRVYNISHFKVVLNDGIRLTPHDFRLIFHTCTSVAESFDVRIPRNGWSFYNTQIIRNRVSDFTHLIDCLGVISAAGQEKLFIKDSQLTKMLHIDLQDSRGKIRCLLIGSLVNIVADYLASNWTKRSVIAFQFVKVKSFKGTPVSSKVHFNPNIHDAIELTKRDEMLNTYPRKTLTQLLETKEFKVEVFDGVDSAVFVLYDPEAEQFTGFSCEELINNIALENKSIPEGEYHEDIENRVAGLEMLLWSATKLV; encoded by the exons ATGATCTTGATCGACAGAAGG GGGACAAAGATACAAGCTTCTGTGTGCAGGAGGCACCCTATTACTCGTCCTATTGAAGTTGGAAGGGTGTACAACATATCTCATTTCAAGGTTGTTTTAAATGATGGCATTCGATTGACCCCTCATGACTTTAGGTTGATATTCCATACCTGCACAAGTGTTGCTGAAAGCTTTGATGTTCGAATCCCTCGCAATGGCTGGTCTTTTTACAATACTCAGATTATTCGTAACAGGGTTAGTGATTTTACCCACCTGATTG ATTGTTTGGGAGTTATTTCTGCTGCTGGTCAAGAGAAGCTCTTCATAAAAGACAGTCAGCTCACTAAGATGTTGCATATTGATCTGCAAGATTCAAG GGGAAAAATTAGATGTCTTCTTATTGGGAGTTTGGTGAACATTGTTGCTGACTATTTGGCTTCTAACTGGACTAAGAGGTCTGTAattgcatttcagtttgttaaGGTCAAAAGCTTCAAAG GCACACCTGTATCTTCAAAAGTTCATTTCAACCCAAACATTCATGATGCTATTGAGTTAACTAAAAG GGATGAAATGCTTAATACCTACCCTAGGAAAACATTAACTCAGCTGCTGGAAACTAAAGAG TTCAAAGTAGAGGTTTTTGACGGCGTCGACAGCGCTGTATTTGTGTTATACGACCCTGAGGCAGAACAGTTTACTGGCTTTTCATGTGAAGAATTGATCAATAACATTGCA CTTGAGAACAAAAGCATTCCTGAAGGGGAGTATCATGAGGACATTGAAAACCGTGTAGCTGGCTTGGAGATGCTTTTATGGTCCGCAACAAAGTTGGTATGA
- the LOC130739041 gene encoding probable glutamate carboxypeptidase LAMP1 isoform X1 — protein sequence MIMKPCTFLLAIATSYLLLLVNATPKSTYHSLFISNSLSDNASIANHLQILTRRPHIAGSEANAEAAVYVRSVLTSFNIPTHFASYQVSLTLPLSRSLVLTNSPAPETATNFTLRQEIYKGDPYADVADQAVPTFHAYAKSGAATGPVVYANYGREEDYLTLTQIGINVSGTVVLAKYGKIFRGDIVQNAYDAGAAGVVIYSDRKDCGGAGKARWFPDDKWLPPSGVQVGSVFLGKGDPTTPGWPSCGECERLTHDEVEKRGDVPLIPSLPVSGEDGDKILKSIGGPVAKDDWQGSQDAPTYRVGPGPGILHLNYTGQDIIATIQNVIGVIEGEEEPDRFVILGNHRDAWSYGAVDPNSGTAALLEVAERLRKLQKRGWKPRRTIILCNWDAEEYGLIGSTEWVEENREILASRAVAYLNVDAAVGGPEGFQTSATPQLDELIKRATQQIKDPDNSSQTIYDSWTGSSSSPVIGRLGGGGSDYAAFLQHVGIPAAGIFFGSTGYPVYHSLYDDFTWMQNFGDPMFQRHVAAASVWGLVALWLADEEFIPFDYVSYVKELQLSFKVLENEISNKDINLTPILTSIKEFEKAAIMIKNQRKKLEASKGWTTKKEDHYFKVRELNDRLMMAERAFTDRDGLFGMSWYKHLIYGRSKHNGYGSQSFPGIDDAVIIAKDTKTVESWLRVQHEVWRVSRVIKQVSLVLSGQLT from the exons ATGATCATGAAACCATGCACTTTCTTACTAGCCATAGCCACCTCTTACTTGTTACTTCTCGTTAATGCAACCCCAAAATCAACCTACCATTCTCTCTTCATCTCCAATTCCCTATCAGACAATGCCTCCATAGCCAACCACCTTCAAATTCTCACCCGCAGACCTCACATAGCAGGTTCTGAAGCAAACGCTGAGGCTGCAGTTTATGTACGCTCAGTCCTCACCTCCTTCAACATACCAACTCACTTTGCTTCCTACCAAGTTTCCCTCACACTCCCTCTTTCTCGCTCCTTGGTGCTCACAAACTCGCCAGCACCAGAAACAGCCACCAACTTTACTCTCCGTCAAGAAATCTACAAGGGTGATCCTTATGCTGATGTTGCAGACCAGGCTGTTCCAACATTCCACGCCTATGCCAAGTCAGGCGCCGCCACCGGACCAGTCGTGTACGCGAACTACGGAAGGGAGGAGGACTATTTGACACTCACACAGATTGGGATCAACGTTTCAG GCACTGTTGTATTGGCGAAGTATGGGAAAATCTTTAGAGGCGACATTGTGCAGAATGCTTATGATGCCGGAGCTGCAGGGGTGGTGATATATTCAGATAGGAAGGACTGCGGTGGCGCTGGCAAGGCGCGGTGGTTCCCTGATGACAAGTGGTTGCCGCCGAGCGGGGTTCAGGTGGGGTCGGTGTTTTTGGGGAAAGGAGACCCTACAACGCCTGGTTGGCCCAGTTGTGGTGAGTGTGAGAGGCTGACTCACGATGAGGTTGAGAAGAGAGGTGATGTTCCTCTAATACCTTCATTGCCGGTGTCTGGTGAAGATGGTGACAAGATATTGAAGTCAATTGGTGGCCCTGTTGCTAAGGATGACTGGCAGGGAAGCCAAGATGCACCTACTTACCGGGTTGGACCAGGACCAGGAATTTTACACCTCAATTATACG GGACAGGATATTATAGCCACAATTCAAAATGTTATTGGTGTgattgaaggagaagaagagccTGATAG ATTTGTGATTCTAGGCAATCATAGGGATGCATGGAGTTATGGTGCAGTTGATCCCAATAGTGGAACTGCAGCACTACTTGAG GTAGCGGAAAGATTGAGGAAGCTTCAGAAAAGAGGATGGAAACCTAGAAGAACAATTATCTTATGCAATTGGGATGCTGAGGAATACGGTCTT ATAGGATCAACGGAATGGGTAGAAGAGAACAGAGAAATCCTTGCTTCAAGGGCGGTTGCTTACTTGAATGTTGACGCGGCAGTTGGTGGACCGGAGGGGTTTCAGACCAGTGCCACTCCACAGCTTGATGAATTGATCAAAAGAGCAACTCAGCAG ATTAAAGACCCAGATAACTCATCTCAGACCATTTATGATTCTTGGACTGGTTCAAGTAGTTCCCCTGTG ATTGGAAGGTTAGGAGGTGGAGGATCAGATTATGCAGCTTTTTTGCAGCATGTTGGAATTCCAGCAGCTGGCATATTTTTTG GTAGTACAGGTTACCCAGTATACCACTCACTATATGATGATTTCACCTGGATGCAAAACTTTGGTGATCCTATGTTTCAAAGGCATGTTGCAG CTGCAAGTGTTTGGGGTCTAGTAGCGCTTTGGCTAGCAGATGAGGAATTCATACCTTTTGATTATGTTTCCTATGTTAAGGAGCTCCAG CTTAGCTTTAAGGTACTGGAAAATGAGATTTCAAACAAAGATATAAATTTGACTCCCATACTGACCTCCATCAAGGAGTTTGAGAAAGCAGCAATTATGATAAAGAACCAGAGAAAG AAATTAGAAGCAAGTAAAGGATGGACAACAAAGAAGGAGGACCATTATTTTAAAGTGAGAGAGCTGAATGATAGACTGATGATGGCTGAGCGTGCATTCACTGACAGAGATGGTCTCTTTGGAATGTCATGGTATAAGCATTTG ATATATGGACGATCGAAACACAATGGTTATGGCTCCCAATCTTTCCCTGGAATTGATGATGCTGTAATAATAGCAAAAGATACAAAGACTGTAGAATCGTGGCTTCGAGTACAACACGAAGTATGGAGAGTCTCAAGAGTTATCAAACAGGTCTCGTTAGTTCTCTCGGGTCAACTCACATGA
- the LOC130739042 gene encoding probable glutamate carboxypeptidase LAMP1 — protein MIKTGTSLLAIATSYLLLLINPTPKSTYHSLFISNSLSDNASIAHHLQTLTRRPHIAGSEANTEAAAYVLSVFASCNIPSHFTSYEVGLTYPISRSLVLKNLPPEPPTNFTLRQEIYKGDPYADVTDQVVPTFHAYAKSGTAIGPVVYVNYGREEDYLTLGQIGINVSGTVVLAKYGKIFRGDIVKNAYDAGAAGVVIYSDRKDYGGAGVARWFPDDKWLPPSGVQVGSVFMGKGDPTTPGWASSGECERLSKEKVEKGGDVPLIPSLPVSAADGEKILRSIGGPVAQDDWQGSIDAPTYRVGPGPGILNLSYMGQDIISTIQNVIGVIEGEEEPDRYVILGNHRDAWTFGAVDPNSGTAALLEVAQRLGKLQKKGWKPRRTIILCNWDAEEYGLIGSTEWVEENREILASRAVAYLNVDCGVGGPGFRASATPQLDELIKRATQQVKDPDNSSQSIYESWTGSSSSPLIGRLGGGGSDYAAFLQHVGIPAADIAFGGDSASYPVYHSIYDDFIWMQNFGDPMFQRHVAAASVWGLVALWLADEEFIPFDYVSYAKELQLSVKVLENEISNKDINLTPIFTAIKELEKAATMIKNQRKEFEASKGWTTRKENNVKVRELNDRLMMAERAFTDRDGLFGMSWYKHLIYGRSKHNVYGSQSFPGIDDAAIIAKDTQTVESWHRVQHEVWRVSRVIKQASLVLSGQLT, from the exons ATGATCAAAACAGGCACTTCCTTATTAGCCATAGCTACCTCTTACTTGTTACTTCTCATTAATCCAACCCCAAAATCAACATATCATTCTCTCTTCATCTCCAATTCCCTATCAGACAATGCCTCCATAGCCCACCATCTTCAAACTCTCACCCGCAGACCCCACATAGCTGGTTCTGAAGCCAACACTGAGGCTGCAGCTTATGTTCTGTCGGTCTTCGCCTCCTGCAACATACCATCTCACTTTACTTCCTATGAAGTTGGCCTCACATACCCAATTTCACGCTCCTTGGTGCTCAAAAACCTGCCACCTGAACCTCCCACTAACTTCACTCTACGCCAAGAAATCTACAAGGGTGATCCTTATGCTGATGTTACAGACCAGGTTGTTCCGACATTCCACGCGTATGCCAAGTCAGGCACCGCAATTGGCCCTGTCGTGTACGTGAACTATGGAAGGGAGGAGGACTATTTGACACTGGGACAGATAGGGATCAACGTTTCAGGCACTGTTGTATTGGCAAAGTATGGGAAAATCTTCAGAGGGGACATTGTGAAGAATGCATATGATGCAGGTGCTGCAGGGGTGGTGATATATTCAGATAGGAAAGACTATGGTGGTGCTGGGGTGGCGCGGTGGTTTCCTGATGACAAGTGGTTGCCGCCAAGCGGGGTTCAGGTGGGGTCGGTGTTTATGGGGAAAGGGGACCCCACAACACCTGGTTGGGCGAGTAGTGGTGAATGTGAGAGGCTGTCCAAGGAGAAGGTGGAGAAGGGAGGTGATGTTCCTCTGATACCTTCATTGCCAGTGTCAGCTGCAGATGGTGAAAAGATATTGAGGTCAATTGGTGGCCCTGTTGCTCAGGATGATTGGCAGGGAAGCATAGATGCACCTACTTACAGGGTTGGACCAGGACCAGGAATTCTCAACCTCAGTTACATG GGACAGGATATTATATCCACAATTCAAAATGTTATTGGTGTgattgaaggagaagaagagccTGATCG ATATGTCATTCTAGGCAATCATAGGGATGCATGGACATTTGGAGCAGTTGATCCCAATAGTGGAACTGCAGCACTACTTGAG GTTGCACAAAGATTGGGGAAGCTTCAGAAAAAAGGGTGGAAACCTAGAAGAACAATTATCTTATGCAACTGGGATGCGGAGGAATACGGTCTT ATAGGATCAACGGAATGGGTAGAAGAGAACAGGGAAATACTTGCTTCAAGGGCAGTTGCTTACTTGAATGTTGACTGTGGAGTAGGTGGACCTGGATTTCGCGCTAGTGCCACACCACAGCTTGATGAATTGATCAAAAGAGCAACTCAGCAG GTCAAAGACCCAGATAACTCATCTCAGAGCATTTATGAATCTTGGACTGGTTCAAGTAGTTCCCCTCTG ATTGGAAGGTTAGGAGGTGGAGGATCAGATTACGCAGCTTTTTTACAGCATGTGGGAATTCCAGCAGCTGACATAGCCTTTGGAGGGG ATTCTGCAAGTTACCCAGTATACCACTCAATATATGATGATTTCATCTGGATGCAAAATTTTGGTGATCCTATGTTTCAAAGGCATGTTGCAG CTGCAAGTGTTTGGGGTCTAGTAGCACTTTGGCTAGCAGATGAGGAATTCATACCTTTTGATTATGTTTCCTATGCTAAGGAGCTCCAG CTTAGCGTTAAGGTACTGGAAAATGAGATTTCAAACAAAGACATAAATTTGACTCCTATATTTACTGCCATCAAGGAGCTTGAGAAAGCGGCAACCATGATAAAGAACCAGAGGAAG gAATTTGAAGCAAGTAAAGGATGGACAACAAGGAAGGAGAACAATGTGAAAGTGAGAGAGTTGAACGATAGACTGATGATGGCTGAGCGTGCATTCACTGACAGAGATGGTCTGTTTGGAATGTCATGGTATAAGCATTTG ATATATGGACGCTCGAAACACAATGTTTATGGCTCCCAATCTTTCCCTGGAATTGATGATGCAGCAATAATAGCAAAAGATACACAGACTGTAGAATCATGGCATCGAGTACAACACGAAGTATGGAGAGTCTCAAGAGTCATCAAACAGGCCTCATTAGTTCTCTCAGGACAACTGACATGA